The following proteins are encoded in a genomic region of Magallana gigas chromosome 1, xbMagGiga1.1, whole genome shotgun sequence:
- the LOC117689059 gene encoding uncharacterized protein F54H12.2-like: MCGMDNLELFQVPPTNIALEESKWMEYYPISSTLDSDTAPIEFDIQGQGDEYIDLSQTYLQIVCKFTKSDGAALTGANSASTPVNNIIHSLFSEIDLTLNGKIVTPGTDTYPYKAYLEKLLSYRPETLDSQMFACSLWEKDTAGHMDDCNVAAAALGKREYTAVNDKITITPANIALSYPADSENDGLRKRRNVIENSKKITLIDRLYLDLFQQDKFIPNGVDIRLRFNRTKSDFHMMTYAGSSGKIKLLNVLLWVRKVRPTAAVLNTVNQRLNVETAKYPLRRVDVKTFTIPTGTQSKISDHLFQGQMPKRIVLGLVANDAFNGTSNKNPFNFKNAKVKRLDVTINGETISTRPYEPDFENDLYLRSYSSLYQGLGKFGADWAPGITFDEYKDGYTLWCIDFTKDQEAQLDKFHLIETGNLRIEIQFAENTAETLNCLVYAEFDNVLEINKQREVSTDF, from the coding sequence ATGTGTGGGATGGACAATTTAGAATTGTTCCAGGTTCCCCCCACCAACATAGCCTTGGAAGAATCGAAATGGATGGAATATTATCCCATTTCCAGTACCCTCGATTCCGATACAGCTCCCATTGAATTCGATATTCAGGGACAGGGAGACGAATACATAGATCTCTCACAGacttatttacaaatagttTGTAAATTCACCAAATCCGATGGCGCTGCTTTAACGGGAGCTAATTCCGCTTCCACTCCCGTGAATAACATCATACATTCCTTGTTCTCAGAAATCGATCTCACTCTGAATGGTAAAATCGTTACCCCAGGAACAGATACCTATCCTTACAAAGCCTATTTAGAGAAATTACTTTCTTACAGACCCGAAACCTTAGACTCTCAAATGTTTGCTTGCAGTCTGTGGGAAAAAGACACGGCAGGACATATGGATGATTGTAATGTAGCGGCTGCAGCTCTAGGTAAAAGGGAATATACTGCCGTTAATGACAAAATCACCATAACTCCTGCAAATATAGCACTGTCCTACCCAGCAGATTCTGAAAACGACGGGTTGAGAAAGCGTCGCAATGTCATCGAGAACAGCAAAAAGATTACTTTAATCGATCGTCTGTATCTAGATCTCTTTCAACAGGACAAATTCATTCCCAACGGAGTAGATATTCGTTTGAGATTTAACCGAACGAAATCTGATTTTCACATGATGACTTATGCAGGGAGTTCaggaaaaataaaacttctgAACGTGTTACTGTGGGTCAGAAAAGTCAGACCTACTGCAGCCGTGTTAAATACTGTCAACCAGAGGTTGAACGTAGAAACGGCCAAGTATCCCCTAAGACGGGTAGACGTTAAAACGTTCACCATTCCTACAGGAACCCAATCCAAAATCAGCGATCATCTGTTTCAAGGGCAAATGCCAAAACGAATCGTTTTGGGCCTGGTAGCTAATGACGCTTTCAATGGCACATCCAACAAAAACCCGTTCAATTTCAAAAACGCCAAAGTCAAAAGATTAGATGTCACCATTAACGGAGAAACCATCAGTACCCGACCCTATGAGCCGGATTTCGAGAACGACTTGTATCTCAGATCCTACTCGAGTCTGTATCAAGGACTGGGAAAATTCGGTGCCGATTGGGCCCCAGGAATTACTTTCGACGAGTATAAAGACGGCTACACCTTGTGGTGTATAGATTTCACCAAAGATCAGGAGGCACAGCTTGACAAGTTTCATCTCATTGAAACAGGAAATTTGAGAATCGAAATTCAATTTGCAGAAAACACGGCAGAAACTCTGAATTGTTTAGTCTACGCTGAATTTGATAACGTGCTAGAAATCAACAAACAAAGAGAAGTCAGCACTGACTTTTAA